A window of the Brumimicrobium sp. genome harbors these coding sequences:
- a CDS encoding 4Fe-4S dicluster domain-containing protein yields MAIVITDECINCGACEPECPNNAIYEGGAQWAWSDGTSLKGMITTLNGISTDADQRNEAIEEDIYYIVPDKCTECQGFHDEPQCAAVCPVDCCVDDPNYRETEEQLLKKKDFMHLGE; encoded by the coding sequence ATGGCAATAGTGATTACTGACGAATGTATTAATTGTGGAGCTTGTGAACCAGAATGTCCAAATAATGCAATTTACGAAGGTGGCGCTCAATGGGCTTGGTCAGATGGCACTTCCTTAAAAGGGATGATTACAACACTCAATGGAATATCTACAGATGCTGATCAACGCAATGAAGCCATCGAAGAAGATATATATTACATTGTTCCTGATAAATGCACAGAATGTCAAGGTTTCCATGACGAGCCACAATGTGCTGCTGTTTGTCCTGTTGACTGTTGTGTAGATGATCCAAATTACCGAGAAACAGAGGAACAACTTCTAAAAAAGAAGGATTTCATGCATTTGGGAGAATAA